In Thiomonas arsenitoxydans, the genomic stretch CATCAACACCGGTGCCTGCATCTGTGCCTCGCTCGGCAGCCGCAACTCACGCAGCGCCTGGCGCATCACCCGCTTGATCAGATTGCGCCGTACCGCCGGTTTGCAGAACTTTTTCGGAATGACCAGACCAAGCCAGCAGCGCGGCTGGGCAGAGGCAGGGGCGGCGTCTGGCACCCACTCGGTCGGCGCCGCACGGTAGTGCAGGCGAAATTCAGCCTGTTGCGCGTAGCGCGCAGCAAACATCGCGGCAAACGCTTCGGGTTGCCGCAACATTTCGAGATGCAGAGTGCCCGATCGCGAGATCGGCTGATCTGCCATGACGTCCCCGACTGTCGAAAGATCGATATCGGCAGCCCGCAAAGCAGCAAGCCGCAGATCGTTCAAACCCAACAGCCCAGCGGATCTTAGACAGCCAGACGTTTGCGGCCCTTGGCGCGGCGTGCATTGATGACCGCGCGGCCACCCCTGGTCTTCATCCGCACCAAAAAGCCGTGGGTACGCTGACGGCGGGTCTTCGAAGGTTGATACGTACGTTTCATGAAACTCACCTTGATAAAAATAGAAGCTGCGCG encodes the following:
- the rpmH gene encoding 50S ribosomal protein L34, which encodes MKRTYQPSKTRRQRTHGFLVRMKTRGGRAVINARRAKGRKRLAV
- a CDS encoding ribonuclease P protein component yields the protein MADQPISRSGTLHLEMLRQPEAFAAMFAARYAQQAEFRLHYRAAPTEWVPDAAPASAQPRCWLGLVIPKKFCKPAVRRNLIKRVMRQALRELRLPSEAQMQAPVLMLRLTRKLPAEFRSARSPALLAYVQQAVNALLKSWIERTVVVTGRSAA